TGCTTAGGATCGTTAATAAAAACACGAAATAGCTTGGACTGTGCTGAATCAAGCAGTTGGCGCTGCTCCGAACTCCGGTTAGGCGGGTCAGTCCTGGGGTCCATCTCCACAACGATATGCCACCCCGGGATCGGGGGAGGGAGCTTTCCCGGTGTTACGGAAGAGAAACGGCATTCTGCTGGGAAGAGCATATTCAATTGGTTTCCTTTGCACGCGTTTCATATCAGGTGTCTATTCTCATAATTGTTGATAGTATGAGTTTGAGATGTCAGGAGTCTGGCAATTGATCATGATTCCCTTCTTGAGGCTCAACTTTTGAGGCACTGACTGATATCCAGGCTCGTTAAAAGACCTTGCCCAGGAGGTGCCCGGGGTGGGCCAACTTGGAAGGGGTCCACAGATTAGATCCATTAGATATGCACGCCCACATGTAGAAGAGATGATGTATCTCAAGGTACCGTCACTCGAGCTGGCAGTAGTTTCTGGGCTCTGTCTTCACCGAATTTGCTTGGAGATCGTTGACTGATGCTGGTGACTTTTGTTGCTCTCGTGTCATTGGCGCGtgctcttgaacttggcaaTATGAAGCGAGATTCCTGGATCGTCGACTGTCAAATACTCTGCCTAGGTACGAATCTAAAAGGCAAGGCATCAAGTtaaaaagaacaaagaaaaaagagagCGCGCTTGCAGCGGTCCGCCCTATACCTGTCCGCTGGTCCGGACTTCAGACCACCAAAGCCCCACGTtgcttccttttcttccagAGGTGCGCTTCCAGCTGCCAACCTGGCGGGCTTCAGTGGAAGAAGCAAGTGCAACAGCGGTTATTTAGGGCACTTTCTAAAGGGAGCTGCTGGCTAACTTGAGGTACACACAAATAACAGAGTACCTTATTTCTAGTCATGTGCAATACTCAAAGATACTTGAAGTCCAGTACCTCACCCCTCGTGGCAGGCGCAAACACAGACACACACCCGCTACAGCACACCCCCCGCCCGGACCAACCACCGGCCTGGCCCAGTGAATAGCAAATTTATCTCATCTTTCGCTCCATCTCGAAATTCCCCAATTGACGCATTTtgctctcctcttcagcttctgcttctctTCGTTTTGCTTCCCTTTCGCTACGTCGACGCGTCTCCGACATTCTCCCCCTGCCGCTGACTTCGATCGTTCGAGGGAAATCTTATCCTTTGCACCTCTTTCTACCTCTTGTTAGCTTCTGCTATTTGCGTTGCTCCAGAGAATTTCGTCGTGGTCAGCCGTTGTCGGACCACTTGTCAGTGGACACTACGAAACCAATTCGTCTCCGAGTCGCCCCAGACACCTCAGTTTGCGACCTGCTGAGTATCGCTCGATTATTTCCGACAACCTAATTGCTGTGAACTCGATCCATCCTTTTCGGAACTTTTCTTTACCCCTCCGAGCGACTACGATATAACAATGTCCAAGCTTGCTGTGGCCAAGGAGGCCGTCAAGGAGGCCGTCATCGGCACACACGAACCTGAACAGCTTGCTGCCCACACCAAGGCGCGCTTCACCAAGCATGCTATCAAGGACCCTGAGACAGGCGAACTGTACCTCGGACCCGATGAGTTTATCAACGCTGTTGCGCCTGAGGGTGAGGATTACGTGAGTCACGCACTCCTGCTTCAAGCAAGCTGTAGCCAGGCTTGCATACTCGCAAGGACTTGCTAACCACTGCCAAAAACAGCACAAGATCTCCCGTGATCAATACTCCATTCTATTCAGCGTCGCGGATGTCAATGGCAAGGGCAAAGTGAGTCTTGCTGACTGGGGTATTTTCGAGcacctcctcaacaagccGGATGCCGAGTATCAGATCGCTTTCCGCCTCTTTGACGTTGAGCGCACCGGCTCTGTTAAGTATGACGATTTCCGCACGTTGTACGAGCTCAACAAGGGCCCCGACAACCTAACCTTCGACTGGGACTCCGACTGGGCCAAGATTTACATTGGTAACAAGAAGCACCGTCACCCTCTCGACTATCCTCAGTTCTGCCAAATGCTGCGCGGTCTCCAAGGCGAGCGCATTCGGCAGGCCTTCCACCAGCTTGACAAGgacggcgatggcttcatcagTGGTGAGGAGTTTGAGCGCATCATTGTCGAGACTGCCCGCCACAAGCTGTCTGAGCATATTCTTGACAATCTGCACACTCTTGTCAACCTCTCCATTGGTTCCAAGATTTCATACGCCAATGTGCGCGCTTTCCAGAACGTCATCGGCGGgatggatcttgttgagctCATCTTGCGCCGTGCCATTGACCAGAGCAAGGACGGCAAGATCACTCGACCTGAGTTCCTGAACGAGGCTGCCAAGCTCACACGTTTCTCTCTTTTCACGCCTATGGAAGCTGACATCCTTTTCCACTTTGCCGGACTTGACGAGCCCTCTGGCCGTCTGGGACTCTCCGATTTCGCCAAGGTCCTTGATCCTTCGTGGCGGAACCCCATTTACGACGCCGTCGAGGCCACAAAAGCCAAGGTTGCCGCTGGTGGTATCCTGATGGGAGTTCTGACCTCGGGTTACAACTTTGCTCTGGGTAGTGTTGCCGGTGCCTTTGGTGCCTTCATGGTGTACCCCATCGATTTGGTGAAGACGCGACTGCAGAACCAGCGAGGCGCCCAGCCCGGTCAGCGCCTCTACAAGAACTCGATTGATTGTTTCCAGAAGGTCATCCGCAACGAGGGATTCCGTGGTCTCTACTCGGGCGTGCTACCCCAGCTAGTTGGTGTTGCTCCAGAGAAGGCCATCAAGCTGACGGTGAACGATCTTGCCCGAAAGTACTTCACTGATAAGAACGGCAACATTTCAGTCTTGTCCGAGATGATTTCTGGTGGTTCTGCTGGTGCCTGCCAAGTCGTAAGTTCATCAAATAACCCCTACCTTGATAGAAGCGCCACTAACTAGCCTACCACAGGTCTTCACCAACCCTCTCGAGATCGTCAAGATTCGACTCCAGGTTCAGGGCGAGGTCGCCAAGACCGTCGAAGGAACACCGAAGCGATCGGCCATGTGGATCGTGCGCAATCTGGGTCTTGTTGGACTGTACAAGGGTGCTTCGGCGTGTCTGCTCCGTGACGTTCCCTTCTCGGCCATCTACTTCCCTACCTACAGCCATCTCAAGAAGGACTTCTTTGGCGAGTCTCCGACCAACAAGCTGGGTGTTTTGCAGCTGCTGACTGCTGGTGCGATTGCCGGTATGCCCGCTGCCTACTTGACGACACCCTGTGACGTTATCAAGACCCGACTTCAGGTCGAAGCCCGCAAGGGCGAGGCCACATATAACGGTCTGCGACACGCCGCCAAGACAATCTGGAAGGAGGAGGGTTTCACTGCCTTCTTCAAGGGTGGTCCCGCGCGTATTTTCcgatcttctcctcagtTCGGCTTCACCCTTGCCGCATATGAAGTTCTTCAGACCCTTCTACCCATGCCTGGTActcagaaggagaagattcCTACAGGCGTGTCAGATGCCGTGTCAACGGTCAAGGGCAGCCTGGACACTAGTCCATATGGTCGCAGCCGCAACGCCCTTAAAGTGatcctcgatcttgatgaggaCTTTGGCAAGGTCAAGCTTCCCAATGAGAAGGGCTGGCGATCGCTGCCCAAGATCATGGGCGGTGGTGGTCAGTAGAACGATAAACAAAATGATAGAAATGACCGGGAGAATCCAGAAAACGGATGCGTTGAGGTTTTTGATCGAGGTTAAAGAGGATGCAAGATTGACGAAAGCGATTGTCCGGTGACTGCTCGGCTATTACGCCTTCAAAAACGGCCCATGGTCGGGCTTCGATGTCCGAAGCACGACCCGCCCGTGTTCAATTACCGGACAAAGCCGAGGAGATATTGCATCGAACCCAATACCCAGCGAGACCAAAAACCTTTAT
This genomic stretch from Fusarium oxysporum f. sp. lycopersici 4287 chromosome 5, whole genome shotgun sequence harbors:
- a CDS encoding hypothetical protein (At least one base has a quality score < 10): MSKLAVAKEAVKEAVIGTHEPEQLAAHTKARFTKHAIKDPETGELYLGPDEFINAVAPEGEDYHKISRDQYSILFSVADVNGKGKVSLADWGIFEHLLNKPDAEYQIAFRLFDVERTGSVKYDDFRTLYELNKGPDNLTFDWDSDWAKIYIGNKKHRHPLDYPQFCQMLRGLQGERIRQAFHQLDKDGDGFISGEEFERIIVETARHKLSEHILDNLHTLVNLSIGSKISYANVRAFQNVIGGMDLVELILRRAIDQSKDGKITRPEFLNEAAKLTRFSLFTPMEADILFHFAGLDEPSGRLGLSDFAKVLDPSWRNPIYDAVEATKAKVAAGGILMGVLTSGYNFALGSVAGAFGAFMVYPIDLVKTRLQNQRGAQPGQRLYKNSIDCFQKVIRNEGFRGLYSGVLPQLVGVAPEKAIKLTVNDLARKYFTDKNGNISVLSEMISGGSAGACQVVFTNPLEIVKIRLQVQGEVAKTVEGTPKRSAMWIVRNLGLVGLYKGASACLLRDVPFSAIYFPTYSHLKKDFFGESPTNKLGVLQLLTAGAIAGMPAAYLTTPCDVIKTRLQVEARKGEATYNGLRHAAKTIWKEEGFTAFFKGGPARIFRSSPQFGFTLAAYEVLQTLLPMPGTQKEKIPTGVSDAVSTVKGSLDTSPYGRSRNALKVILDLDEDFGKVKLPNEKGWRSLPKIMGGGGQ
- a CDS encoding hypothetical protein (At least one base has a quality score < 10), whose protein sequence is MLRGLQGERIRQAFHQLDKDGDGFISGEEFERIIVETARHKLSEHILDNLHTLVNLSIGSKISYANVRAFQNVIGGMDLVELILRRAIDQSKDGKITRPEFLNEAAKLTRFSLFTPMEADILFHFAGLDEPSGRLGLSDFAKVLDPSWRNPIYDAVEATKAKVAAGGILMGVLTSGYNFALGSVAGAFGAFMVYPIDLVKTRLQNQRGAQPGQRLYKNSIDCFQKVIRNEGFRGLYSGVLPQLVGVAPEKAIKLTVNDLARKYFTDKNGNISVLSEMISGGSAGACQVVFTNPLEIVKIRLQVQGEVAKTVEGTPKRSAMWIVRNLGLVGLYKGASACLLRDVPFSAIYFPTYSHLKKDFFGESPTNKLGVLQLLTAGAIAGMPAAYLTTPCDVIKTRLQVEARKGEATYNGLRHAAKTIWKEEGFTAFFKGGPARIFRSSPQFGFTLAAYEVLQTLLPMPGTQKEKIPTGVSDAVSTVKGSLDTSPYGRSRNALKVILDLDEDFGKVKLPNEKGWRSLPKIMGGGGQ